gacagacagacatagaaAAACAGACATAGAAAAAAAGGAATAATATATAAATAGAAAACCAGTCAGCTAACACAAAAATGTCAATAACAAACATAAATGTCAGTACAGCACCTCCTCCCCAAATGTATTTGAGGAGCGACTGCTGTGGCCGTTGATGAACTGACATAAACAAGAGACTGAATATGAGAGCAACATGGCAGCTAACCTTTCTCTGTATTTTACAATGATCTTTGATGACTAAAGGAGGACGGTAGATCCTCCACTCCCCTGAGCGTCTGCTGCTGTAATATTTACTCTGAAGGAAAGCAGATGCTCCGTGACTTCTTCTCGGCCTCCATTCTGCGCACTTAAAGAGACGAGTGTTCCTGGGAGAAGTGCAAAGATGGAAAAGATCCAGTTTCCTAAGGAGAAACTCGTGATGCTCTCAGTTTAGAAACATCAGTCTGCTTTCTTTCACTGAGACTTTTTCACTGATGTGCTCAAATCTAGAGTTTGACTTCGTTGAAACATGTTGGCTGTGATGGAAAGTAATTAAGTGGCTTTTCTTATGTACTTTGATTCCATACAAGTTTGTGTACTTGCTTAATTTATTTGAGTCATTCTAGTTATTTACTTAATTACTTACCGACTTACTGACTttagttggttagttagttgCTTACTTTCTTACTTATCTACTAACCTACTATATTACTGACTTTCTTACTTACGGTAGTTATTTACCTACAAGTTACTGACTTAGTTagatacttacttacttacttacttacttacttacctactAACGTACTAACTTACTTACTTAAGTACTGACTGACCTACTTACTTAGTCAGTTAGTTACTTACTTAATTACTTACTTATGTCGCTTTTCGACTGCAGGACCtagcacggcttagtacggtatggttaggccttggttggccaggctcactttatgctgagTTTACATTACAGTTTACcaactggggtagtaactatagtaacgcagtgtaggcggggcgatcggctgtTCGGCGGGCGGAGCAACGCTGCGTAAAACTgctgtgacgtcatcttcaatgagagccccagaaaaacaacacagccgttagctgttagcactcagagctcacagctcctcatatctgttcagaaactagacaacatttaaacaagtacaaaccacagactgcctgtgtcatggtgaatacagtcgctggttaatttatgtctgtaggccgttgttgtgagcatatacaacgttagcttagcatgatcgatccgatctctattcagaaaacacgcattttaaaaggtttttcgcctgccgtctttcTGCAggccggtatcagtatgttgttacttcggtatcattttgaaacgtgtattacaattaaatcacggtcaaatatgttcattttgttgtggttgtagctagggctgctcgattatggcagaaatcataatctcgattatttgggtcaataattgatatcacgattattaaaaacgattatccatttactttgaaaacatcaatttattggagaattttttttgaacagtatgtttttatcagtttaccctgaactttaagtataattcaacataaagaaaaaaagtaataaaaaaaataaagtaataataataataaaaaaatattcgttttatttcgattacgttgttttcgtaatcgttgcaagccataatcctaattgcgattaaaatacgattaattgagcagccctagttgtagcccccttgccagcgattctctcggACCATTCAGCAGTCGTGAGTGTTTACGTCACTCggttagcatactcagcccggttgttggcccggtaagaacctcgattttggagggccagaaaaaggtgaaaaagtagccctgagccggaactacccctagtggaaaagcgccattagAGACTGACTTACTTTCTTGTTTGCCTACTTACCTACTAAATTACTAACTTACTAACTTACTTAAGTACTTACTAACCACCTTACTTAGTCAGTTAGTAAGTTACTCTACTTTCTTATTTACCTACTTGCCTACTAAATTAGGTACTTAGTTAGTTAGCTACTTACCTACTATATTACTTAGTTACTTATCTACTTACCTTCTAAATTACTTAATTAGTTACTTACTTACCTACTAAATGACTCACTTACTTAGCTACCTATtttaaatgaaaagctttgtcttttattatgTCTTGTGATCTCTTCACAAAATGAGTGTTGAGTTGTGTGTGGAAACAATTTCACCAAGAGAACATTTATCCTGttcaatattgttttccatattcAGTATTTCACAATATTCAAAGATCAGAGACAAGTCTTTGATAAAAGATTAAAAAAGATAAAGTTACAAACAGATGTATTGGTTATTGTACTCCTATCAACgttgctgtttttaacattgaaggcCACTACATTTTTCGTGCATTTCTGTGAAAAACAAGTTAATCAAAAACAACTTTTgtattttctcctccatttacGTTGAATCAGCTTTAAAGAGAAGTAAAGGACCTTCAACCAGCACTAAAGGACCTTCAACCAGCTCTGAAGGACCTTCAACCAGCTCTGAAGGACCTTCAACCAGCACCAAAGGACCTTCAACCAGCACTAAAGGACCTTCAACCAGCTCTGAAGGACCTTCAACCAGCTCTGAAGGACCTTCAACCAGCACTAAAGGACCTTCAACCAGCACTAAAGGACCTTCAACCAGCACTAAAGGACCTTCAACCAGCTCTGAAGGACCTTCAACCAGCACCAAAGGACCTTCAACCAGCACTAAAGGACCTTCAACCAGCTCTGAAGGACCTTCAACCAGCACCAAAGGACCTTCAACCAGCACTAAAGGACCTTCAACCAGCACTAAAGGACCTTCAACCAGCACTAAAGGACCTTCAACCAGCTCTGAAGGACCTTCAACCAGCACTAAACCAGCAAAACAGGCCACGCCCACCAAGACCTCCTCATCTGAAGAGGAGCTCAGCGAGGAGGAATTGCCgaagaagagaaggaggaagatgAGTGATGAACAGCAGGAAGCCACTCAGTCTAAAACAGTTGAGTTATTAGCGAGTACATGTGGTTATTGAAGTTTTTTTACTGccctttgtgtttgttttatcccattaatgtattcattgttaATCCAAATAAGACTTACTCTCAGtcttgaaatgtaaatgatctaCCTTATATGCTTTACACTTCACGAGGGACAATACGTTTACGTCTTTGTCCGTTCTCAGGATGTTCCTTCAGAGCAGCCTTCAGGTCGTCTTCAGAGCGAATCCAACAGATCTGGGATCAGCGACGAGTCTGACGGCTTCCCtacggaggaggacgaggaggaggaggaaggaggagCAGGAACATCTGCAGCAAACACCGAAACACAGACGAGTAAAATCAGTCAAtctgaggacgaggagaagaagaTCAAGAATGGACGACAGCAGACTAAGCGAGCAGATGCCAGACTCAGGACGCCGTGTCCGTACGGGAAGAACTGCTACAGGTAAACTGAGAATCAGCACAACAGCTGAGCTTCTTTCGAGCCCGAACAGAGAGATGTGAGAAGGGGATAAACATGAAACAAGGAACACATGAAATAAAACTTCTCTGAGATCTCTCTCTGCTTTTAGCCTCGAGAGATCCTGCGTCTTCAAGATAAGATAAAGAGTCGTCCAAAAACAGCTAAAAAATAATTCTGTTTTCACAAAGTAAAGAAAATAATCTCACGGATTTACAAAGCTCCTAAACTAACGACATTCCCTGTAATCAGTCAAAACGTTGTCGTTCACAGGATGACGAATCGGCCAAGTGTAGAGTCAACCAAATCCCCCCCAAAAGTACACATCTCAAGTTTTTTAATTATCATTTTTTCAAAGCTCTGGCCCTAAAAAACTGATCTTAATCGCgacaaaataaacacaaaactGTCTTCATGGATGAGATAAGATACgaggtactttattgataaaaaattgggacatttttgcattgcagcagcatgaagaacaacaaaacaaaacaaggcattgcacataagaAGAAATTAAAGAGTAGAAATCAACAATACTAGAATTTAAACATCTCGAGAGACAATTAAAACAGCattaaaaagtagaaaatatacacaaATCGATCAACTCTGACAATAAAACACTAGTGAAGGGCTTTAGACACAAtatgggcgactgtggctgcgagggggtgcggtcgtctttcaaccagaaggtcgtgggttcgatcccagcccgtgcagccaacatgtcgatgtatccttgggcaagatacttaaccctgagttgctcccgatggccaacggtgtgtgaatgttaggtcctagagtaagactgctctgtatgaatgggtgaacgacatgtatgtaaagcgcttgcaggggtcgtaaagactggataaagcgctatataagtccAGTCCATTTACCAATATAAAGCAGGATGTTATTTACATGAAGAGTGTAGGGAATGGaatattaaatgtaatgtatacaaCAAGCAAGATGGAGACCGGTGTGATGGGGGACAAACCTTTCGTGTTTATCAAATATTTTAGTGTTATTGTTACTATTATTATTGTCTTGTGGTTTTTGCAACTTATATATAGAGAGAGATaatatatatatggagaatataTTCCATAAATATCTCTAGAAATGCTAATTCTAATTTGTTACACGACCTGTTTGCCTTTCTTAAAAAATAAGTGCTCCATATTTGGAGGAAAACACAAATGGTCATCCTCGAACTGGACAGCTGAACCTTGTATgtaggcgtgtggtgcagtgggttgtgcgctgATGTTCAAatcaggggggcacaggttcaaaccccactgcagtcagcatgtcgttgtgtccctgagacacctcaccccaaagtgctcctgtgggggttgtccacagtattgagtatgtaagtcgctttggataaaagcgtctaacaagtgacatgtaatgtaatatatccTCTGCCtccgtgtgaatgtgtgtgaatgctgacttgtatataataataataatatgacacttatatagcacttttctagAAACTCATAGATGCttgtgtaaagcgctttgaggggttgtAAAGACTCGAACAAAGCTATATGAATGCAATCTATTTACCACCACAGTATGTAGCTCTAAAGGAACATTTTGCCCCAGTTTGTGGTTTAAATTCTCCAAAATGTCAGTGTTTGGtccttttttaataaaaatgcaCATCCTGTAACGAGGGACACGCAGCAGATTGGAAACACGCTGTTCAAATGTTCAATGTGCAGACTCTCCATTATGTTTCTCAAGACCTCTCGTCACCTTCCTGTTTGTTTCTGCAGGAAGAACCCGATGCATTTCCAGGAGAGCAGCCACCCCGGGGACACCGACaacgaggaagaggaggaagatgagacGCAGGAGGAAGACTTACCCGAGTGTCCTTTTGGCACCGACTGCTACAGGTGAGAAATAACAGCATGGACTATAAAAGGAGGGATTTAAAGGCACGATGGGAAACCTGATGAAGCTGATATTAATGGAACAACATTACAAGATGCTCCTTAATAGTGCAAGAGGACAAGCAGAAGAAGAGCGCTGTGTCAGAGGTCGAGCTGCACAATGAATCTAAACAAAATCACAAAATCGACTAACACAATATCCAAATTACAGAAAGCGCAATAAAGGCAAAATATATCtaaatattattctgaaataatGATTGTGGTGCTCCAGATCCTCCATCCAAAATCAAACCATgaccattttattttatatttcccAATGACAATGTGAATCCATCGTCATCATCTTATCTGGAGCCGTATTATAATTAATGTTTAATAAATGGtaatttttttcaaatgttgttAATAATATCACAATTGCAATAAAGAGTTAAAATAATCACAATTCAGTAAATTTTTCCAAATGTGCAACCCTACTCTGGAGGATGTATTTCagagtaaaacacacacacgtcacacacacacgtcccacACACGTcccacacacacgtcacacacacacgtcacacacacacgtcccacACACGTcccacacacacgtcacacacacacgtcccacacacacgtcacacacGTCCCACAGACACACATCCCACAGACAAGTCATTTTAATCAGGGGGTGCGGTAAATTGTcaatggggggagggggggtgctCGTGATTTGTCAACGGAGGGGGggtagcctcgctgcggggacacGGTGGACCTccgtcgcctgtcagcgcaacttcaaTAATgacgtttaaaaacacattacaggCGGTGCCGGCCGTAATGTGATTCTCCAGATTCTAGGGGGTGCACCCCTACTTCCCGCAGCTATGCACACacgtcccacacacacacacacacgtcccacacacacacccacacacacacgtcccacacacacacacacacctcccacacacacccacatcccacacacacacacacacgtcccacacacacacccacgtcccacacacacccacgtcCCACACACACTTCCCATGTATAACATTttgttaaccctaaccctaacaatAGGCTAAAAAAATGCATTAAAAAATCCGTCTGTTTCACAAtgactttttaatgactgagaAAACGTAATTTATTTTTGCCATAGTTCTTCTTTTAAGAAAACACCGTGACGCTGACTTTGCCTTTTTGTTCCCCGACAGGAAAAATCCTCTTCACAGGAAAGAATACAAACACACAAAGAAGCCAGGTAGGATGTTTCACCGTCTTTATTCttttcaaatgtaattgaataAATGAGTCTGCTCTGGACTAACACAATACATTTCAATAGCAAAAATAGTTCTCCATGCAAGGTGACGAGAGCTTCTTTAAAAGTCATTACCTCAGGTATTATACATATGTGATAGCCTTTAAAATGGCTTAGTTATTTAACATATTCTCTTGTTGTAGTATATTAGGTAATTTTAATGAATAATAGGGCAGACATGTTTGAATATGATTAATTCGTTTGTTTGATCGTAAGATTCTGCTCATCTTCAGGtccatatcagtgtgtagtgtctctactttaaagagtcctctcctgctgatgttcaggtgtatatcagtgtgtagtgtctctactttaaagagtcctctcctgctgatgttcaggtgtatatcagtatgtagtgtctctactttaaagagtcctctcctgctgatgttcaggtgtatatcagtatgtagtgtctctactttaaagagtcctctcctgctgatgttcaggtgtatatcagtatgtagtgtctctactttaaagagtcctctcctgctgatgttcaggtgtatatcagtatgtagtgtctctactttaaagagtcctctcctgctgatgttcaggtgtatatcagtatggagtgtctctactttaaagagtcctctcctgctgatgttcaggtgtatatcggtatgtagtgtctctactttaaagagtcctctcctgctgatgttcaggtgtatatcagtatgtagtgtctctactttaaagagtcctctcctgctgatgttcaggtgtatatcagtatgtagtgtctctactttaaagagtcctctcctgctgatgttcaggtgtatatcggtatgtagtgtctctactttaaagagtcctctcctgttgatattcaggtgtatatcagtatgtagtgtctctactttaaagagtcctctcctgctgatgttcaggtgtatatcagtatgtagtgtctctactttaaagagtcctctcctgctgatgttcaggtgtatatcagtatgtagtgtctctactttaaagagtcctctcctgctgatgttcaggtgtatatcagtatgtagtgtctctactttaaagagtcctctcctgctgatgttcaggtgtatatcagtgtgtagtgtctctactttaaagagtcctctcctgctgatgttcaggtgtatatcagtatgtagtgtctctactttaaagagtcctctcctgctgatgttcaggtgtatatcagtatgtagtgtctctactttaaagagtcctctcctgctgatgttcaggtgtatatcagtatgtagtgtctctactttaaagagtcctctcctgctgatgttcaggtgtatatcagtatgtagtgtctctactttaaagagtcctctcctgctgatgttcaggtgtatatcagtatgtagtgtctctactttaaagagtcctctcctgctgatgttcaggtgtatatcagtatgtagtgtctctactttaaagagtcctctcctgctgatgtccaggtgtatatcagtatgtagtgtctctactttaaagagtcctctcctgttgatattcaggtgtatatcagtatgtagtgtctctactttaaagagtcctctcctgctgatgttcaggtgtatatcagtatgtagtgtctctactttaaagagtcctctcctgctgatgttcaggtgtatatcagtatgtagtgtctctactttaaagagtcctctcctgctgatgttcaggtgtatatcagtatgtagtgtctctactttaaagagtcctctcctgctgatgttcaggtgtatatcagtatgtagtgtctctactttaaagagtcctctcctgctgatgttcaggtgtatatcagtatgtagtgtctctactttaaagagtcctctcctgctgatgtccaggtgtatatcagtatgtagtgtctctactttaaagagtcctctcctgctgatgttcaggtgtatatcagtatgtagtgtctctactttaaagagtcctcacctgctggtgttcaggtgtatatcagtatgtagtgtctctactttaaagagtcctttcctgctgatgttcaggtgtatatcagtatgtagtgtctctactttaaagag
Above is a window of Pseudochaenichthys georgianus chromosome 1, fPseGeo1.2, whole genome shotgun sequence DNA encoding:
- the aplf gene encoding aprataxin and PNK-like factor isoform X2 gives rise to the protein MSGFDLLPVDGGSGEPIHLPPGETVLGRGPLLGVSDKRVSRLHGLLENLNGQLRLKPTHLNPCFVQSLLSDDPRPLQRDVWLPLQDGDVFSLMPGQFIYRVVAVGGGDRTPSQMFEEAEKEEEEERLVSPEPDVEPPPAVGQSLPQEEATPAAPSEQQEADKRSLTKGDSAQPKEEEEDKQNVLSPSVTRTRVLPAWMMAAAAASQSASSSSYIPKALKRSKGPSTSTKGPSTSSEGPSTSSEGPSTSTKGPSTSTKGPSTSSEGPSTSSEGPSTSTKGPSTSTKGPSTSTKGPSTSSEGPSTSTKGPSTSTKGPSTSSEGPSTSTKGPSTSTKGPSTSTKGPSTSTKGPSTSSEGPSTSTKPAKQATPTKTSSSEEELSEEELPKKRRRKMSDEQQEATQSKTDVPSEQPSGRLQSESNRSGISDESDGFPTEEDEEEEEGGAGTSAANTETQTSKISQSEDEEKKIKNGRQQTKRADARLRTPCPYGKNCYRKNPMHFQESSHPGDTDNEEEEEDETQEEDLPECPFGTDCYRKNPLHRKEYKHTKKPARSTRTVHKKVGGDEDDDDEGDEYDDSFIDDDSEDAGDDSDYTPPVSDDSGKEDIKELQKEAKTFMKRRK
- the aplf gene encoding aprataxin and PNK-like factor isoform X1, producing MSGFDLLPVDGGSGEPIHLPPGETVLGRGPLLGVSDKRVSRLHGLLENLNGQLRLKPTHLNPCFVQSLLSDDPRPLQRDVWLPLQDGDVFSLMPGQFIYRVVAVGGGDRTPRNSQMFEEAEKEEEEERLVSPEPDVEPPPAVGQSLPQEEATPAAPSEQQEADKRSLTKGDSAQPKEEEEDKQNVLSPSVTRTRVLPAWMMAAAAASQSASSSSYIPKALKRSKGPSTSTKGPSTSSEGPSTSSEGPSTSTKGPSTSTKGPSTSSEGPSTSSEGPSTSTKGPSTSTKGPSTSTKGPSTSSEGPSTSTKGPSTSTKGPSTSSEGPSTSTKGPSTSTKGPSTSTKGPSTSTKGPSTSSEGPSTSTKPAKQATPTKTSSSEEELSEEELPKKRRRKMSDEQQEATQSKTDVPSEQPSGRLQSESNRSGISDESDGFPTEEDEEEEEGGAGTSAANTETQTSKISQSEDEEKKIKNGRQQTKRADARLRTPCPYGKNCYRKNPMHFQESSHPGDTDNEEEEEDETQEEDLPECPFGTDCYRKNPLHRKEYKHTKKPARSTRTVHKKVGGDEDDDDEGDEYDDSFIDDDSEDAGDDSDYTPPVSDDSGKEDIKELQKEAKTFMKRRK